A stretch of Sebastes fasciatus isolate fSebFas1 chromosome 19, fSebFas1.pri, whole genome shotgun sequence DNA encodes these proteins:
- the rpl17 gene encoding large ribosomal subunit protein uL22, with the protein MVRYSLDPENPTKSCKSRGSNLRVHFKNTRETAQAIKGMHIRKANKYLRDVMVKHQCVPFRRYNGGVGRCAQAKQFGWTQGRWPKKSAEFLLHMLKNAESNAELKGLDVDSLVIEHIQVNKAPKMRRRTYRAHGRINPYMSSPCHIEMILTEKEQIVPKPEEEVAQKKKVSQKKLKKQKLMARE; encoded by the exons ATGGTCCGCTACTCTCTCGACCCCGAGAACCCGACTAAAT CATGCAAGTCGAGGGGCTCCAATCTCCGGGTTCACTTCAAG AACACCCGTGAGACAGCCCAGGCCATCAAGGGAATGCACATCCGCAAGGCCAACAAGTACCTGAGGGACGTCATGGTGAAGCACCAGTGCGTCCCGTTCCGTCGCTACAACGGCGGCGTTGGCCGCTGCGCTCAG gCCAAACAGTTCGGCTGGACTCAGGGCCGCTGGCCCAAGAAGAGCGCCGAGTTCCTCCTGCACATGCTCAAAAACGCAGAGAGCAACGCTGAGCTCAAG GGTCTGGATGTGGACTCTCTGGTCATCGAGCACATCCAGGTCAACAAGGCGCCGAAGATGAGGCGACGCACCTACCGTGCCCACGGACGCATCAACCCCTACATGAGCTCGCCGTGCCACATCGAGATGATCCTCACGGAGAAGGAGCAGATCGTCCCCAAaccagaggaggaggtggcCCAGAAGAAGAAG GTTTCACAGAAGAAGCTGAAGAAGCAGAAGCTGATGGCGCGCGAGTAG